From the Acidilutibacter cellobiosedens genome, one window contains:
- a CDS encoding ATP-dependent nuclease, translated as MYLSSLTIRNFRCFDENEHRITFKKGLTVLVGENDSGKSAIMDAIKIVFGTTDLNWHRIETDDFYNEDTAREIEIVCKFEDLTEGEMGAFLECLTYEDVEKKTPCLYLYWKCKYLTTFKPLRPISNISTGKKGIGAAPSAEARELLRTTYLRALRDAYSDMQSGKHSRLSQIMRNTSVVDKGEDKYEEGKDLHSLSLVGIANLSNELLADHPALNSINKEITTILSEQMLLKRDTIKTRLEVTDTNSNNLQKEIALLEKLDLAVDKDACSMQGKVGLGTSNVLSMACELLLHKKAEKDNKSCFLLIEEPEAHIHAQRQLKLIQSLENEAEKSNRQIIITTHSPLLASAVKLNNIVIVKSGDVYSLAEDYTMLESDDYVFLEKYLDATKANLFFARSVVIVEGPGEMLLLPTLAKLLDCSFTDYGVSLVDVRSKGLRRYARIFQRKESQKELDINVACITDRDVMPDCAPRICINEQYTENKNTWPNKSKRVWRAESDYTLEKAKEHLKKIKEKTDGQKVRTFIAGHWTLEYDLAYIGLEYEDMKDILIDALMKVSYVKSNRDENKRKFIELMNSCKTIEEKASHFYSFFTSKKASKADFAQQLAYDLERKYMGKADELKDKIPQYLVKAIKYVTKR; from the coding sequence ATGTATTTATCATCATTAACGATTAGAAATTTTCGCTGTTTTGACGAAAACGAACATAGAATTACCTTCAAAAAAGGTCTAACCGTTCTTGTAGGAGAAAATGATTCTGGAAAATCGGCAATCATGGATGCAATAAAAATTGTTTTTGGTACAACAGATTTGAACTGGCACAGAATTGAAACAGACGATTTTTATAACGAAGATACTGCACGCGAAATTGAAATTGTATGTAAATTTGAAGATTTAACGGAAGGTGAGATGGGAGCTTTTTTGGAGTGTCTTACTTATGAGGATGTAGAGAAAAAGACACCTTGCTTATATCTATATTGGAAATGCAAATATTTAACAACTTTTAAGCCACTACGACCAATATCGAATATTTCTACAGGAAAAAAAGGTATTGGAGCAGCACCATCGGCAGAGGCAAGGGAATTGCTGAGAACGACATATTTAAGAGCATTGAGGGATGCATACAGTGATATGCAATCAGGCAAGCACTCAAGACTGTCCCAAATTATGAGAAATACTTCTGTGGTTGATAAAGGAGAGGATAAATATGAGGAGGGAAAGGACTTACATAGCCTTTCGCTTGTAGGCATTGCTAATTTATCAAATGAATTATTGGCCGATCATCCTGCATTGAATTCAATAAATAAGGAAATTACAACAATCCTTAGTGAGCAAATGTTGTTAAAAAGAGATACAATAAAAACGAGGTTAGAAGTGACAGATACAAATTCTAATAATTTACAAAAAGAAATAGCTTTATTAGAGAAATTAGATCTTGCAGTAGATAAAGATGCATGTTCCATGCAAGGAAAAGTAGGACTTGGAACAAGCAATGTCTTGAGTATGGCATGTGAACTTCTTTTACATAAAAAAGCAGAGAAAGATAATAAGTCCTGTTTTTTGCTGATTGAAGAACCAGAAGCACATATTCATGCTCAGAGGCAATTGAAATTGATACAATCTTTAGAAAATGAAGCAGAGAAAAGTAATAGACAAATAATAATTACAACGCATTCACCTTTATTAGCTTCTGCTGTAAAATTAAATAATATTGTGATTGTAAAGTCGGGAGATGTATATTCTTTAGCGGAAGATTATACAATGCTTGAGAGTGATGATTACGTTTTTCTAGAAAAATATCTGGATGCAACAAAAGCAAATTTATTCTTTGCTCGAAGTGTCGTCATAGTTGAAGGTCCTGGAGAAATGTTGTTACTGCCTACATTAGCAAAATTATTAGATTGTAGCTTTACTGATTATGGAGTATCATTAGTGGATGTCAGAAGTAAAGGATTAAGGAGATATGCAAGAATATTCCAGCGCAAAGAGTCACAAAAAGAATTGGACATAAATGTGGCATGTATTACAGATAGAGATGTAATGCCCGATTGTGCTCCAAGGATATGTATTAATGAACAATATACAGAGAATAAAAATACATGGCCTAATAAATCAAAAAGGGTTTGGCGTGCAGAATCAGATTATACTCTTGAAAAGGCTAAAGAGCATTTGAAAAAGATCAAAGAAAAAACAGATGGGCAGAAAGTACGAACTTTTATTGCGGGACATTGGACATTAGAATATGATTTGGCATACATTGGATTAGAATATGAGGATATGAAAGATATACTAATAGATGCGTTAATGAAAGTAAGTTATGTTAAATCTAACAGGGACGAAAATAAAAGAAAATTTATAGAGTTAATGAATTCGTGTAAAACAATAGAAGAAAAAGCCTCTCACTTTTACAGCTTTTTTACATCAAAAAAGGCTTCAAAAGCTGATTTTGCACAGCAGTTAGCATATGATTTGGAAAGAAAATACATGGGGAAAGCAGATGAGTTAAAAGATAAAATACCTCAGTATCTTGTGAAAGCGATAAAGTATGTAACTAAGAGGTGA
- a CDS encoding DUF1659 domain-containing protein yields MSLKEYKYESKMKLEFDGGMDGDKQITKFKTYGNIKPDTDNEKFYQVAGSISALQSLPLLKVKRIEEIELEEE; encoded by the coding sequence ATGAGTTTAAAAGAATATAAGTACGAATCCAAGATGAAACTCGAATTTGACGGCGGAATGGACGGAGACAAACAAATAACAAAGTTCAAGACTTACGGCAATATAAAACCGGATACTGATAACGAAAAATTTTATCAGGTTGCCGGCTCTATATCGGCTCTTCAATCTCTTCCCCTGCTTAAAGTGAAAAGAATCGAAGAAATTGAATTAGAGGAAGAATAA
- a CDS encoding DUF1659 domain-containing protein: MKPDTDNEKFYQVAGSISGLQSLPLLKVKRIEEIELEKE; encoded by the coding sequence ATAAAGCCTGATACCGATAACGAAAAATTTTATCAGGTTGCCGGTTCTATATCTGGACTTCAGTCTCTTCCTTTGCTTAAAGTAAAAAGAATTGAAGAAATCGAATTAGAGAAAGAATAA
- a CDS encoding DUF2922 domain-containing protein, whose protein sequence is MAESKIQMNFKTSGNKKISISVDNPKENLTSEEIKNVMDSIVTANIFDYKGESLAEVVNAKIITTETEEITF, encoded by the coding sequence ATGGCGGAATCAAAAATTCAGATGAATTTCAAAACGAGCGGAAATAAAAAAATCAGCATATCCGTGGATAACCCGAAAGAAAACCTTACTTCCGAAGAAATCAAAAATGTGATGGACAGCATAGTCACAGCGAATATATTCGACTATAAAGGAGAAAGTTTAGCGGAAGTGGTTAACGCAAAGATAATAACTACGGAAACAGAAGAAATAACATTCTAA
- a CDS encoding UvrD-helicase domain-containing protein, whose product MEIDRLKEIEITDEDIQWVEETLGHEVHFDSTRVNIIKNMYSVDIQAFPGSGKTTILVAKLAILAKKWPYDNLGICVLSHTNVAREEIEERLGNNEIGRKLLSYPHFIGTLHSFFDTYVALPWIRSKGLNIDLINTEYVNFLRWMRLSYETRYYLKRQRKNESICSYKGCIGEIDLDKGGETKAKILDVIEKTQKEGYFTFDEMLLYAKQALEELDGISSSIQQRFPILFIDEAQDTDSFQWDLLEKAFNKDGICSIRQGYGDSNQAIYNNLYVDDESSHFPREGALVLNESMRFDSRIAKLANTVALSKERMDGTENVFSEGKIAHTIFLFQKDKAPQVIDEFGQLILNTFSDKEISEYQKEGCHVVGMVHCKKEDTPEKQFPKGIYDYWELYEPEKASKSMVHKFLIQYFRYGIIEFQRSGERSLQVEWISKGLRRLINKAKKCNYVPVSGNIFASLLKVLPDDCQTDFRKMVYELSGTSDAISKSKWNSMLGVMKQMLKLFDITISQDIEEFIKWIDEENNEVQDGGKIGKVLPNHYIYTDKETQRIVDIEFGSIHSVKGRTHLATLVLETFLKTHNMKAILKFLCATPPKSVGKNQKRLRCQYVAMTRARALLCLDRVKLL is encoded by the coding sequence GTGGAAATTGATCGATTAAAGGAAATTGAAATTACTGATGAAGATATCCAATGGGTGGAGGAGACTTTGGGACATGAGGTTCATTTTGATTCAACAAGAGTAAATATTATAAAAAATATGTATTCTGTAGATATACAGGCCTTTCCAGGTAGTGGGAAAACAACAATTTTAGTTGCAAAATTAGCTATACTTGCAAAAAAGTGGCCATATGATAATTTGGGTATATGTGTTCTATCCCACACGAATGTTGCCCGAGAAGAAATAGAGGAAAGATTAGGCAATAATGAGATTGGTAGAAAATTATTATCATATCCTCATTTTATAGGAACATTGCACTCTTTTTTTGACACATATGTTGCACTGCCATGGATTCGTTCAAAAGGACTAAATATAGACTTAATTAATACAGAATATGTGAATTTTCTAAGATGGATGAGGCTTTCCTATGAAACTCGTTATTATTTAAAAAGACAACGTAAGAATGAAAGTATTTGTTCATATAAAGGGTGTATAGGAGAGATTGATTTGGATAAAGGTGGTGAGACCAAGGCAAAAATTTTAGATGTGATAGAAAAAACCCAGAAAGAAGGATATTTTACATTTGATGAAATGCTTTTGTATGCAAAACAAGCATTGGAAGAATTGGATGGAATTTCATCATCTATACAGCAGCGCTTTCCCATTCTTTTTATTGATGAAGCTCAAGATACAGATTCTTTTCAATGGGATTTATTAGAGAAAGCATTTAATAAAGATGGAATATGTAGCATTAGACAAGGATATGGTGATAGCAACCAAGCAATATATAATAATTTATATGTCGATGATGAGTCATCTCATTTTCCCAGAGAAGGAGCATTAGTTTTAAACGAAAGCATGAGGTTTGATTCACGAATTGCTAAATTGGCAAATACGGTAGCATTATCAAAAGAACGAATGGATGGAACAGAAAATGTTTTTTCTGAAGGGAAGATTGCTCATACAATATTTTTATTTCAAAAAGATAAAGCACCACAGGTAATAGATGAATTTGGACAACTTATTTTAAATACTTTTTCCGATAAGGAAATAAGTGAGTATCAAAAAGAAGGGTGCCATGTTGTTGGCATGGTTCATTGTAAAAAAGAAGATACTCCGGAGAAACAATTTCCAAAAGGAATATATGATTATTGGGAATTATATGAACCAGAAAAAGCTAGTAAGAGCATGGTACATAAATTTTTGATTCAATATTTTAGATATGGAATAATTGAATTTCAAAGAAGTGGTGAAAGGTCTTTGCAGGTCGAATGGATTTCTAAAGGTTTAAGAAGGTTGATAAACAAGGCGAAAAAATGTAATTATGTACCAGTTTCTGGCAATATTTTTGCTTCATTATTAAAAGTTCTGCCTGATGATTGTCAGACAGATTTTAGAAAAATGGTTTATGAACTGTCTGGTACAAGTGATGCTATCTCTAAGTCAAAATGGAATTCAATGTTGGGTGTTATGAAACAGATGCTGAAATTATTTGATATTACAATATCTCAAGATATTGAAGAATTTATAAAATGGATAGATGAGGAGAATAACGAGGTTCAAGATGGTGGGAAAATAGGGAAGGTACTCCCGAATCATTATATTTATACTGATAAAGAAACACAACGCATTGTAGATATTGAATTTGGAAGTATACATTCTGTAAAAGGAAGGACTCATTTGGCTACACTTGTTCTTGAAACATTTTTGAAAACACATAATATGAAAGCTATACTAAAGTTTTTATGTGCAACACCGCCTAAATCCGTGGGAAAAAATCAAAAACGGTTAAGATGTCAGTATGTAGCTATGACCCGGGCTAGGGCATTGCTTTGTTTAGATAGAGTCAAGTTACTGTAG
- a CDS encoding DDE-type integrase/transposase/recombinase, with amino-acid sequence MTDYREIIRLKSLEFSNVAIANSLSCSRNTVSEVIKLAETHSLGWPIPDALTNSDIEHLFYPDRGNNEGRRLPDYEYVYNELAKPGVTLSLLWAEYCAKCETEDTIPYQHTQFNDKYHAYAASKKATLRVKRKPGETMEVDWAGDTIKVYDIANTSDISAYLFVAVLPCSLYGYAEAFPDMKSNHWIEAHMHAYSFFGGVTRILVPDNLKTGVIKNTRTELIEARGRFVCRILIW; translated from the coding sequence ATGACTGATTATCGAGAAATCATCAGACTAAAAAGTCTGGAGTTTAGCAATGTTGCCATTGCCAATAGTTTAAGTTGCTCTCGCAACACGGTTTCTGAAGTGATTAAGCTTGCAGAAACGCATTCTCTGGGATGGCCTATTCCTGACGCACTGACAAACAGTGACATTGAGCATCTGTTTTATCCGGACAGAGGTAACAATGAAGGAAGACGGCTCCCTGACTATGAGTATGTCTACAACGAGCTTGCCAAGCCGGGTGTAACACTTTCTCTTTTGTGGGCAGAATACTGTGCCAAATGTGAGACAGAAGATACGATTCCGTATCAGCACACGCAGTTCAATGACAAGTACCATGCTTATGCCGCATCAAAGAAAGCAACACTCAGAGTCAAGCGTAAGCCCGGAGAAACAATGGAAGTGGACTGGGCAGGTGATACCATTAAGGTTTATGATATTGCCAATACCAGTGACATATCGGCATATTTATTTGTTGCCGTACTTCCATGCAGTCTGTACGGATATGCTGAAGCTTTCCCGGATATGAAATCCAATCACTGGATAGAGGCTCATATGCATGCGTACTCATTCTTTGGCGGTGTAACCCGTATTCTTGTTCCGGATAATCTTAAAACAGGTGTTATCAAGAATACGAGGACAGAGCTTATAGAGGCAAGGGGACGTTTTGTTTGCCGGATCTTGATATGGTGA
- a CDS encoding ISLre2 family transposase has translation MYNSIQHFNEFGVKKIENEIKNFMEGNKNIVGLILALQKILFELGRDIITEVLENMDEYLRNSGVRKKKWEIVRKDKNRILTSFGIVTYERTYFKPKMGGKRHHLVDDMVGIKPHEKMSEDVIINAVDEAAESSYRKAGEKASYMNEISKQAVMDKIHNLDFTTTETKKYKKKDIKTLYIEADEDHVHLQQKGINKSKYNIAMPKIVYVHEGIDAEKSSKSRKRLKNVKYFGGMYENTEKLWLEAADYIDKQYNMNYVEKIYISGDGASWIRQGVKWIEKSKFVLDGYHLKKCIITATAHLNNEIIRQELKDAVDWPDREEVKKVFKEILSLTENKTKKGAVKRAEQYILNNWDGIEIRAEEGIGIIGCSTEGHVSHIFSSRLSSRPKGWSKIGVGKMSKLLIYKGNGGKVYDLVMAQKMKREKEEKEQIQDELIKEARSIANRYNDTWDIRPTAIVRGEKTGLYNEIRAIMGRI, from the coding sequence ATGTATAATAGTATACAACATTTTAATGAGTTTGGAGTAAAAAAAATTGAAAATGAGATAAAAAATTTCATGGAAGGGAATAAAAATATTGTTGGTTTAATACTTGCCTTACAAAAAATTTTATTTGAGCTTGGAAGAGATATTATAACAGAAGTATTGGAGAATATGGATGAATATCTACGTAACAGCGGAGTTAGAAAGAAAAAATGGGAAATAGTAAGAAAAGATAAAAATAGGATTTTAACAAGTTTTGGTATTGTAACATATGAAAGAACGTATTTTAAACCCAAAATGGGAGGAAAAAGGCATCATCTTGTTGATGATATGGTTGGAATAAAACCGCATGAAAAAATGAGTGAGGATGTAATAATAAATGCAGTCGATGAGGCAGCGGAAAGCAGCTATAGAAAAGCGGGAGAAAAAGCATCATATATGAATGAAATAAGTAAACAGGCCGTGATGGATAAAATACACAACCTTGATTTTACAACAACAGAAACTAAAAAATACAAGAAGAAGGATATAAAAACATTATATATAGAAGCGGATGAAGATCATGTGCATCTACAGCAAAAAGGAATTAACAAAAGCAAGTATAATATAGCAATGCCAAAGATCGTTTATGTACATGAAGGAATAGATGCAGAAAAAAGCAGTAAAAGCAGAAAGAGGTTAAAGAATGTAAAATATTTTGGAGGGATGTATGAAAATACGGAAAAATTATGGCTTGAAGCAGCAGATTATATAGACAAACAATACAACATGAATTATGTAGAGAAAATATATATATCGGGAGATGGAGCATCCTGGATACGCCAAGGAGTAAAGTGGATTGAAAAGAGTAAATTTGTGCTTGACGGATATCATCTGAAAAAGTGTATAATAACAGCAACCGCGCATCTAAATAATGAAATAATAAGACAGGAATTGAAAGATGCGGTTGACTGGCCGGACAGAGAAGAAGTAAAAAAAGTATTTAAAGAGATATTGAGCCTTACAGAAAATAAAACAAAGAAGGGAGCAGTAAAAAGAGCAGAACAATATATATTAAACAATTGGGACGGAATAGAGATAAGAGCAGAAGAAGGGATAGGAATAATAGGATGTAGTACGGAAGGACACGTAAGCCATATATTTTCAAGCCGTTTGAGCAGCAGACCAAAAGGATGGTCAAAAATAGGAGTCGGTAAAATGTCGAAGTTATTAATTTACAAAGGGAACGGAGGGAAAGTATATGATTTAGTAATGGCGCAAAAGATGAAAAGGGAAAAAGAAGAGAAAGAACAGATACAAGATGAATTAATAAAAGAAGCAAGAAGTATTGCGAACAGGTATAATGATACTTGGGACATTAGGCCGACAGCAATAGTGAGAGGAGAAAAGACAGGATTATATAACGAAATAAGAGCAATAATGGGTAGAATTTAA
- a CDS encoding RNA polymerase sigma factor, which translates to MALTKNSYKEIKNGNVHKKEELLRKLKPLIIKSIRKYYNDFSQYEDLLQQGYEVILNGIDEFDEEKDVNFLWFIKMKLKFYYLDKHKYKKEKPSSLNKPIGEDGDEILDLISDTDKSPLDKVLEKERKTHLRKAMRVLTQRQRKIIIYYYIKNKSIKEISRILKISYRTVINTKTTALKKLRKQMEN; encoded by the coding sequence ATGGCCTTAACCAAAAATTCATACAAAGAAATTAAAAATGGCAATGTACACAAAAAAGAAGAACTTCTAAGAAAACTAAAACCTTTAATTATAAAAAGCATCAGAAAATATTACAATGACTTTTCTCAATATGAAGATCTGCTTCAACAAGGATATGAAGTAATCCTCAACGGAATAGACGAATTTGACGAAGAAAAAGATGTTAACTTTTTATGGTTTATAAAAATGAAACTTAAATTTTATTACCTTGATAAACATAAATACAAAAAAGAAAAACCTTCCTCATTAAATAAACCTATCGGAGAAGACGGGGATGAAATTTTGGATTTGATTTCCGACACAGACAAATCTCCTTTGGATAAAGTTTTGGAAAAAGAAAGAAAGACACATTTAAGAAAAGCGATGAGAGTATTAACCCAAAGGCAAAGAAAAATAATCATCTATTATTATATAAAAAACAAAAGCATAAAAGAGATATCCCGTATATTGAAAATATCCTACAGAACCGTGATTAACACCAAAACAACAGCATTGAAAAAACTGAGAAAACAAATGGAAAATTAA